One genomic window of Ziziphus jujuba cultivar Dongzao chromosome 4, ASM3175591v1 includes the following:
- the LOC107409415 gene encoding pentatricopeptide repeat-containing protein At5g15280, mitochondrial yields MGSNPNFITLIAFCNQMLQILSSFSCLRAHIKQVPLLSSLFSALSTNYHFSTVRFLLDPPSPSHLGTQTNQTHFDPTPSVCCFSGISQSVISRCSHILEKNIKGKNFADASIKDLLLEISDIVPEYTRRFRRVSVLKPDDVLELLLGFQFECSKVGYEARKVEPLWELFKWANGQGKSFKHLPQSCEVMASILVRVGLLREVELLLSTMESQEISLDGHEIFSDLIEGYAGAGELERAISIYDQIRKRGLVPSLSCLCVLLDHLVGEKKTLLAFQICLHMVENYIGASAMPKTTLDNVTRLLCAEAKIQEARNLVKKAMASGFKVSDFILNEVAYGYCEKRDFADILSFFAEIKCEPDISAGNRIIHSLCSFYGTERAELFVHELEHLGFIPDEITFGILINWSCREGKLKSSFIYLSEMFSRGLKPHICSYNALISGLFQKGMWEHARVVFDEMVERGTSPDIWTYKTLLAGYCKARQFDEVKMTVCKMENCGLIQNSSLEDKLSKAFLVLGLNPLGVRLKRDNHVGFSKTEFFDNLGNGLYLDTDLDEYERRITAILEDSVLPDYNALVMKDCDHGNLEGAVMLLDEMVHWGQELSLSVFSALLKGLCASRYHIKAIADVLERKLQLVDQLDQETLNLLVQAYGKKGLTYNGVRLFHGMFQRNLKIKNETYTAMITSLCKKGNLRDFHCCWDIAREDGWIPGLKDCTVLVQCLCKKEMVKEALQLLEIMLVTYPHLRPDVCHVFLGNLSAANFTIIAHILLEELKQRGCIIDNMAYSHILRGMCKEKKFSVAFEILDNMLAKHLAPCLDVCVLLIPQLCRAGRLDRVIALKEIGFRDESFLLSMDDALIKGFCLAGKVEDAATLFHEMLSRGLLPDAEIYDILVQGFSRGNNLRKVWEFLGVMIRRNFNLSISTYRKLACLMCMEGRVHHALSLKELILDQSKLHDITIYNVLVFCLFSTGNNFLVNNVLDDLQENNILPDEVTYNFLVYGFSQCKDVKNTMHYMSTMISKELTPSKRSLRAAIVNLCNTRELEKALELSREMELRGWVHDSIIQNAIVEGLLSDGRLQEAEAFLDRLVDKCLIPENINYDNLIKSFCQRGRLKKAVTLLDIMLKKGKLPNLTSYDSLIGSFCADNKLDKALDFHTEMLDRNLKPSTNTWGMLVHNLCQDGRTAEAERVLNSMIHIGETPSQEMYSSVINRYRAENNLRKASDLMQAMQQSGYEPDFETHWSLISNLSNSGEKDIHDSGRGFLQRLLSESGFSWKTDSKAKLG; encoded by the coding sequence ATGGGATCAAACCCCAATTTCATCACTTTGATAGCTTTCTGCAATCAGATGCTCCAAATCCTCTCGTCTTTCTCATGCTTGAGAGCCCACATCAAACAGGTTCCTTTGCTTTCCTCTCTCTTCTCAGCACTTTCCACTAACTACCACTTTTCCACTGTCAGGTTTCTCTTAGACCCTCCATCACCATCACACTTAGGAACCCAAACAAACCAAACCCACTTCGACCCAACTCCTTCTGTTTGCTGCTTCTCTGGTATTTCTCAATCTGTTATATCTAGATGTTCACATATTTTAGAAAAGAATATCAAAGGGAAAAACTTTGCTGATGCTTCTATTAAAGACCTCCTTTTGGAGATTTCGGATATTGTTCCTGAATATACGCGTAGATTTCGGCGAGTTTCGGTGCTGAAACCTGATGATGTGCTTGAGTTATTACTGGGTTTTCAATTTGAGTGCTCCAAAGTTGGATATGAAGCTAGAAAGGTTGAACCTTTGTGGGAGTTATTCAAGTGGGCTAATGGACAAGGCAAGAGTTTTAAGCATCTTCCTCAGTCCTGCGAGGTCATGGCTTCTATACTTGTCCGCGTGGGATTGCTTAGGGAAGTTGAATTGTTGCTTTCTACAATGGAGAGTCAAGAAATTTCATTGGATGGTCATGAAATTTTCAGTGATTTGATAGAAGGATATGCTGGTGCTGGTGAATTAGAGAGGGCCATCTCGATATATGATCAAATAAGAAAGCGAGGTTTAGTCCCATCATTGTCTTGTCTCTGTGTTCTTCTGGATCATCTAGTTGGGGAGAAGAAAACGCTATTGGCCTTTCAAATTTGCTTGCATATGGTTGAGAATTATATTGGTGCAAGTGCTATGCCAAAAACTACTCTTGATAATGTCACCAGATTACTTTGTGCAGAGGCAAAGATTCAAGAAGCAAGAAACCTTGTGAAGAAGGCTATGGCTTCTGGCTTCAAGGTTAGTGACTTTATCCTTAATGAAGTTGCCTATGGTTATTGTGAAAAGAGGGACTTTGCAGATATTCTGAGTTTCTTTGCTGAAATAAAATGTGAACCGGATATCTCGGCTGGCAATAGGATTATACATTCTTTATGTAGTTTTTATGGCACTGAAAGGGCAGAATTATTTGTGCATGAACTAGAACATTTAGGTTTTATTCCTGATGAGATAACTTTTGGCATTTTGATTAATTGGAGTTGTCGTGAAGGAAAACTAAAAAGTTCCTTCATTTATCTGTCAGAGATGTTCTCAAGAGGACTAAAACCCCACATATGTTCTTACAATGCTCTTATCAGCGGGTTGTTTCAGAAGGGTATGTGGGAGCATGCCCGGGTGGTTTTTGATGAAATGGTAGAAAGGGGGACATCACCTGATATATGGACTTATAAAACCCTTTTAGCAGGCTATTGTAAAGCTAGACAATTTGATGAAGTAAAAATGACAGTTTGCAAGATGGAAAACTGTGGTTTAATTCAGAACTCTTCACTGGAGGATAAACTGTCAAAAGCATTTCTTGTTTTGGGGCTCAATCCATTAGGCGTGAGGTTGAAGAGGGATAATCATGTGGGATTTTCTAAAACAGAGTTCTTTGATAATCTAGGGAATGGACTTTATTTAGATACAGACCTGGATGAGTATGAGAGAAGAATTACAGCGATTCTAGAAGATAGCGTGCTTCCTGATTATAACGCACTTGTAATGAAAGATTGTGATCATGGAAACTTGGAAGGTGCAGTGATGTTGTTAGATGAAATGGTTCACTGGGGGCAGGAATTGTCTCTGTCTGTCTTTTCTGCTTTACTTAAAGGGCTTTGTGCGTCCCGATACCATATCAAGGCAATTGCAGATGTTTTGGAGAGAAAGCTGCAGTTGGTTGATCAACTTGATCAAGAAACTCTAAATTTACTTGTCCAAGCATATGGCAAAAAAGGATTGACATACAATGGGGTGAGACTTTTTCATGGGATGTTTCAAAGAAATCTAAAAATTAAGAATGAGACTTATACTGCCATGATAACAAGTTTATGCAAGAAAGGAAACTTGAGAGACTTCCACTGTTGCTGGGATATTGCTCGAGAGGATGGATGGATACCAGGGCTGAAGGATTGTACAGTTCTTGTGCAATGCCTTTGCAAGAAAGAAATGGTTAAGGAAGCACTACAGCTTCTTGAAATAATGCTGGTAACTTACCCTCACTTAAGGCCAGATGTATGTCATGTGTTCCTTGGAAATCTTAGTGCtgcaaatttcacaataattgcACACATATTGCTGGAAGAACTTAAACAACGGGGCTGCATCATTGATAATATGGCTTATAGCCACATTTTAAGAGGAATGTGTAAGGAGAAAAAATTCTCTGTAGCCTTTGAAATATTGGACAATATGCTGGCCAAACATTTGGCCCCATGTTTGGATGTTTGTGTCCTATTAATTCCTCAGCTGTGTAGGGCTGGTAGACTTGACAGAGTTATTGCGTTAAAAGAGATTGGTTTCAGGGACGAATCGTTTTTACTTTCTATGGATGATGCATTAATAAAAGGGTTTTGCCTGGCAGGGAAGGTTGAAGACGCAGCCACTTTATTCCATGAAATGTTGTCAAGGGGACTACTTCCAGATGCAGAAATTTATGACATTCTGGTCCAAGGGTTTTCCAGAGGTAACAACTTGAGGAAAGTTTGGGAGTTTCTTGGTGTCATGATAAGAAGAAACTTTAACCTTTCAATCTCAACTTACCGGAAGTTAGCATGCTTGATGTGTATGGAGGGCAGAGTCCATCATGCATTAAGTTTGAAGGAGCTCATACTTGACCAAAGCAAGCTTCATGACATTACCATATATAACGTTCTGGTTTTCTGTCTTTTCTCAACTGGGAACAATTTTCTTGTCAATAATGTTCTAGATGATTTGCAAGAGAATAATATTCTACCAGATGAAGTCACTTATAATTTTCTTGTTTATGGGTTTTCTCAATGTAAAGATGTGAAAAATACCATGCACTATATGTCTACTATGATCTCAAAGGAACTTACGCCAAGCAAGCGCAGCCTGAGAGCAGCTATTGTGAACCTGTGTAATACTAGGGAGCTCGAGAAAGCCTTGGAGTTGAGTCGAGAAATGGAGCTAAGAGGGTGGGTCCATGATTCAATTATTCAAAATGCAATTGTTGAGGGCCTTCTTTCTGATGGTAGGCTTCAAGAAGCAGAAGCTTTTCTGGACAGGCTTGTGGATAAATGTCTAATTCCTGAGAATATCAATTATGATAATCTAATAAAAAGTTTTTGCCAGCGTGGAAGATTGAAGAAGGCAGTTACTCTCCTAGACATAATGTTGAAGAAAGGCAAGCTTCCAAATTTGACAAGTTATGATTCATTAATTGGTTCTTTCTGTGCAGATAATAAGTTGGACAAAGCTTTAGATTTTCATACTGAGATGTTGGATAGAAATCTCAAGCCAAGCACCAATACATGGGGCATGCTTGTGCATAATTTGTGCCAGGATGGACGAACAGCAGAAGCAGAACGGGTTTTGAATTCTATGATTCACATTGGTGAAACTCCATCCCAGGAGATGTACTCTTCTGTAATTAATAGGTATCGCGCTGAAAACAATCTCAGGAAGGCCTCGGATCTCATGCAAGCAATGCAACAAAGCGGTTATGAACCAGATTTTGAGACACATTGGTCTCTCATAAGCAATTTAAGCAATTCTGGTGAAAAGGATATCCATGACAGTGGCCGAGGCTTCCTACAGAGGCTTCTTTCTGAAAGTGGATTTTCTTGGAAAACCGATTCCAAGGCCAAACTAGGGTAA
- the LOC125421718 gene encoding casparian strip membrane protein 1 codes for MKADAGGVELGENPKSSTPRSGLNRGLSILDFILRLIAIFGTLASAISMGTTNETLPFFTRFVRFRAKYDDLPTFTFFVVANSIVSAYVVLSLPLSIFHIVRSTAKNSRIILIIFDTGMLALLTAGASAAAAIVYLAHNGNTKTNWFAICQQFNSFCERTSGSLIGSFVGIVVLVLVIFLSSVAISRP; via the exons ATGAAGGCAGATGCTGGTGGTGTTGAGCTTGGTGAGAACCCCAAAAGTTCAACCCCAAGAAGTGGGTTGAATAGAGGGTTGTCTATACTTGACTTCATATTGAGGCTGATTGCAATTTTTGGTACCCTTGCCAGTGCAATTTCCATGGGCACAACCAATGAAACGCTTCCTTTCTTTACACGGTTCGTTCGGTTCAGGGCCAAGTATGATGATCTTCCAACGTTTAC gtTCTTCGTTGTTGCCAATTCCATTGTTAGCGCTTATGTGGTTCTTTCTCTACCTCTATCTATCTTCCACATCGTAAGAAGCACTGCGAAAAACAGCAGAATTATTTTGATCATCTTTGACACG GGAATGCTGGCTCTTTTAACAGCAGGAGCTTCTGCAGCAGCAGCTATTGTATACTTAGCACACAATGGGAATACTAAGACGAATTGGTTTGCCATCTGCCAACAATTCAACTCCTTCTGCGAGCGCACCTCTGGATCTTTGATTGGATCCTTTGTGGGAATTGTTGTGCTTGTGCTTGTAATCTTCTTGTCATCTGTGGCGATTTCTCGACCCTGA
- the LOC107415981 gene encoding NAC domain-containing protein 100, translating to MENTSVLSKEEENIELPPGFRFHPTDEELISHYLSPKVLNNRFCAKAIGEVDLNKCEPWELPRRAKMGEKEWYFFCVRDRKYPTGLRTNRATEAGYWKATGKDKEIYKAKTLVGMKKTLVFYEGRAPKGEKTNWVMHEYRLEGKYSVYNLPKTAKNEWVICRVFQKSSGGKKTHISGLMRLSSYGSEYRPSLLPPLMDSPPYNNENTGTSTVGKTSHVTCFSDPMEDQKIHPKEIFDSFNIISNNNNPLLASSSSSSNPSDIISPASFQFASKNSVPIPNPLSYTNQIATSFGNLQYPESFLMQDQSILKMLLENHAPNMKRNSRTEFSQGTGGLSTTDMSSALSNHHDMVQRSFEDQDDPSSSVGPVDLDCLWNY from the exons ATGGAAAACACTTCTGTGCTTAGTAAGGAAGAAGAGAATATAGAATTGCCTCCGGGGTTTCGATTTCATCCAACTGATGAAGAACTCATATCTCACTACCTATCCCCAAAGGTTCTCAACAACCGGTTCTGTGCTAAAGCCATCGGGGAGGTGGATTTGAACAAGTGTGAGCCTTGGGAATTGCCTCGTAG AGCTAAAATGGGGGAGAAGGAGTGGTATTTCTTCTGTGTGAGAGACAGAAAATACCCAACAGGTTTAAGAACCAACAGAGCGACAGAAGCTGGGTATTGGAAAGCCACAGGCAAAGATAAGGAAATTTACAAGGCCAAAACACTGGTTGGGATGAAGAAGACTCTGGTTTTCTACGAAGGAAGAGCTCCAAAAGGTGAAAAGACCAACTGGGTCATGCATGAATATAGACTTGAAGGGAAATACTCTGTTTACAATCTCCCCAAAACAGCAAAG AATGAGTGGGTGATTTGCAGAGTGTTCCAAAAAAGTTCAGGTGGGAAGAAAACACATATTTCAGGGTTGATGAGGTTGAGCTCCTATGGAAGCGAATACCGTCCGTCTTTGTTGCCTCCATTAATGGACTCTCCTCCATATAACAACGAGAACACAGGAACCAGTACTGTCGGCAAGACATCTCACGTGACCTGCTTCTCCGACCCAATGGAGGATCAGAAAATTCATCCGAAAGAAATATTCGATAGCTTCAACATCATTAGCAACAATAACAATCCTCttttagcttcttcttcttcttcctcaaacCCAAGTGATATTATTTCCCCTGCTTCTTTCCAATTCGCATCCAAAAACTCTGTTCCAATTCCAAACCCATTGTCATACACTAACCAAATCGCAACCAGCTTTGGAAATTTGCAGTACCCAGAATCTTTTCTGATGCAAGACCAGTCCATCTTGAAGATGTTGCTTGAAAACCATGCACCAAACATGAAACGCAATTCCAGAACAGAGTTCTCACAGGGCACAGGTGGTCTCAGTACTACTGATATGTCTTCGGCCTTGTCCAACCACCATGACATGGTTCAGAGGTCGTTTGAGGATCAAGATGATCCTTCTTCCTCTGTTGGTCCTGTGGACCTCGACTGTTTGTGGAATTACTGA
- the LOC107410183 gene encoding pentatricopeptide repeat-containing protein At5g15300: MRRKRMNDRSSNRPQRSSLWQKCTSFRALKQVHAFMVVNGFNSNVSALREFIFASAMVISGTIDYAHQVFPYIAEPDTFMWNTIIRGSAQSLDPLNAVSLYKQMERRSGKPDSFTFPFLLKACTKLSWVKMGLGIHGKVVKFGFESNTFVRNTLIYFHANCGDLSVASALFDGSARRDVVACSALTAGYARRGELSVARQLFDEMPVKDLVSWNVMITGYAKRGEMESARKLFDEVPKRDVVTWNAMIAGYVFRGSNELALEMFEEMRGAGEKPDEVTMLSLVSACADLGDLDVGQRIHSSLLEMGCGDMSILLGNALIDMYAKCGSIERAVEVFRGMRRRDVSTWNSIIGGLAFHGHAKESLDLFKQMQRLKIRPNEITFVGVLVACSHAGKVEEGRKYFNLMRNEYNIEANIKHYGCMVDILGRAGLLNEAFEFIDMMEIEPNAIIWRTLLGACRIHGNVELARCANAQLLKLRRDESGDYVLLSNIHASRGEWDGVEKVRKLMDDSGVKKEPGCSLIEANNIAVMQFLFDSNSMINSRTKGF, encoded by the coding sequence ATGAGAAGAAAGAGAATGAACGACAGGAGCTCCAACCGCCCTCAACGGTCTAGCTTATGGCAGAAATGCACGAGTTTCCGAGCTCTCAAACAAGTCCACGCTTTCATGGTCGTCAATGGATTCAATTCAAACGTCTCTGCTCTAAGAGAATTCATTTTTGCCAGTGCTATGGTCATTTCGGGAACAATAGACTATGCCCACCAAGTGTTCCCTTATATTGCTGAACCAGACACCTTTATGTGGAACACCATTATCAGAGGCTCAGCTCAGAGCTTGGACCCTTTGAACGCGGTTTCTTTATACAAACAAATGGAACGCCGGAGTGGGAAGCCTGATAGCTTCACTTTCCCATTTCTGCTTAAGGCATGCACTAAGCTTTCTTGGGTCAAGATGGGTTTGGGGATTCATGGGAAGGTTGTGAAGTTCGGGTTTGAATCTAATACGTTTGTGAGAAATACCCTTATTTATTTTCATGCAAATTGTGGGGATTTGAGCGTTGCAAGCGCGCTTTTTGATGGTTCAGCGAGGAGGGATGTTGTAGCATGTTCGGCTCTGACAGCAGGATATGCAAGGCGAGGGGAGCTAAGTGTTGCCAGGCAGTTATTCGATGAAATGCCTGTTAAGGATTTGGTTTCTTGGAATGTGATGATAACGGGGTATGCAAAGCGAGGAGAGATGGAGAGTGCGAGGAAGCTTTTTGACGAGGTTCCAAAAAGAGACGTGGTGACTTGGAATGCAATGATTGCAGGGTATGTATTTCGTGGGTCTAATGAGCTGGCTTTGGAGATGTTTGAGGAGATGAGAGGTGCAGGGGAGAAGCCAGATGAAGTAACCATGTTAAGTCTTGTGTCTGCTTGTGCGGATTTAGGAGATTTAGATGTTGGCCAGAGGATACATAGCTCTCTTTTGGAGATGGGTTGTGGAGATATGAGCATCTTATTAGGGAATGCCCTTATAGATATGTATGCGAAGTGTGGAAGTATTGAAAGAGCAGTTGAAGTTTTCCGGGGAATGAGACGCAGAGATGTTTCTACATGGAATTCTATAATAGGAGGCTTGGCTTTTCATGGCCATGCTAAGGAGTCACTCGATCTGTTTAAGCAGATGCAGAGGTTGAAAATCAGGCCAAATGAAATCACTTTTGTTGGAGTCTTGGTTGCTTGCAGTCATGCAGGGAAAGTTGAAGAGGGGCGGAAATATTTCAATCTCATGAGAAATGAGTATAACATTGAGGCAAACATAAAACACTATGGATGTATGGTGGACATTTTAGGTCGTGCTGGGCTTTTGAATGAAGCATTCGAGTTCATAGACATGATGGAGATTGAACCTAACGCCATTATTTGGAGAACACTGCTTGGAGCCTGTAGAATTCATGGAAATGTTGAGCTTGCAAGGTGCGCAAATGCGCAGCTACTTAAACTGAGAAGGGATGAGAGTGGGGACTATGTACTTCTATCTAATATTCATGCTTCACGAGGTGAGTGGGATGGGGTTGAGAAGGTGAGGAAGTTGATGGATGACAGTGGAGTGAAAAAAGAGCCTGGTTGTAGCCTAATCGAAGCCAATAACATAGCTGtcatgcaatttttatttgattcaaattcGATGATAAATTCAAGAACAAAAGGATTTTGA
- the LOC107409966 gene encoding uncharacterized protein LOC107409966, whose protein sequence is MNQNLSALLIGLVGAAITLSAYSQTFISSTQCITVGLLVLMFGLLVREGFISF, encoded by the coding sequence ATGAATCAGAACTTGAGTGCTCTGCTGATTGGATTGGTGGGCGCAGCAATCACCTTATCTGCATATTCACAGACCTTCATCTCTTCAACTCAGTGTATCACAGTTGGCCTCCTTGTCCTCATGTTTGGTTTGCTCGTCAGGGAAGGTTTCATCTCTTTTTAg